A genomic window from Purpureocillium takamizusanense chromosome 2, complete sequence includes:
- the FUM11 gene encoding fumarase (COG:C~EggNog:ENOG503NUGK) translates to MASLPKDPANPDKKKSPSALRSIIAGSTAGAIEIAITYPAEFAKTRTQLNRRLAEGQKLPWPPFGRQWYAGCTTLIIGNSAKAGIRFVAFDQYKRLLADADGKLTGPRTVLAGFGAGVTESLLAVTPTESIKTTLIDDRKAAKPRMRGFLHAVPIIARERGIRGFFQGFVPTTLRQSANSATRFGSYTFFKQMAESYTAPGEKLGAVGTFAIGGLAGLVTVFVTQPLDTIKTRMQSPDAKQLYGNTMRCAGLIFRQEGVLTFWSGALPRLVRLVLSGGIVFTMYEKSMDLMDRLDPEKRYI, encoded by the exons ATGGCCTCGCTCCCCAAGGACCCGGCCAACccggacaagaagaagagccccAGCGCGCTGCGGTCCATCATCGCTGGGTCGACGGCTGGCGCGATTGAGATTG CCATCACATACCCCGCCGAGT TCGCCAAGACTCGGACGCAGCTCAATCGgcggctcgccgagggccagaagctgccgtggccgccgttcGGCCGCCAGTGGTATGCGGGCTGCACAACGCTCATCATCGGCAActcggccaaggccggcatTC GTTTCGTCGCCTTCGACCAGTACAAGCGActgcttgccgacgccgacggcaagctcacCGGCCCGCGCACCGTGCTCgccggcttcggcgccggcgtcactGAGTCGCTGCTCGCTGTAACGCCCACGGAGAGCATCAAGACCACGCT GATCGACGATCGCAAGGCAGCCAAGCCCCGCATGCGCGGCTTCCTGCACGCGGtgcccatcatcgcccgcgagcgcggcaTCCGTGGCTTCTTCCAGGGCTTCGTTCCCACGACGCTGCGCCAGTCGGCCAACAGCGCCACCCGCTTCGGCTCCTACACCTTTTTCAAGCAAATGGCCGAGTCGTACACAGCGCCAGGCGAgaagctcggcgccgtgggcacatttgccattggcggcctggccggcctcgtcaccgtcttTGTCACCCAGCCGCTCGACACCATCAAGACGCGCATGCAGAGCCCTGACGCGAAGCAGCTGTATGGCAAcacgatgcgctgcgccggACTCATCTTTAGGCAGGAAGGCGTGCTGACGTTTTGGagcggcgcgctgccgcggctggTGCGTCTGGTTTTGAGCGGTGGCATCGTCTTCACCATGTACGAGAAGAGCATGGACCTCATGGACCGGCTGGACCCGGAAAAGAGGTATATATAG
- a CDS encoding uncharacterized protein (COG:S~EggNog:ENOG503P94G), translating into MFAVWKYGTEADNVQHIRQAADPGAFTRLQACNRCHTKKIKCSGDKDGCVRCLAAGHACDYNRSTLRFRKSKSPEGSTGNSKSSSSSPFSHRRSTSSSTKHERRRSGRVMQPTPPPSTTGSPAAGFANAAFPTPLAGDGSGDGSGGGAAAAAAVSSSTTTTTTTLAPMDAMDMICPPMGRSVPFSLYGTQAIPSACYDGGGNGGWPSYVNHYSAGNVSGYNTEYLQLLQPRGDPLDLYNLNRSVSVWPQ; encoded by the exons ATGTTTGCCGTCTGGAAGTACGGGACAGAGGCGGACAACGTCCAGCACATACGCCAAGCGGCGGACCCGGGCGCCTTTACACGGCTTCAGGCATGCAATCGCTGCCATACGAAAAAG ATCAAGtgcagcggcgacaaggacggaTGCGTACGATGCCTTGCGGCGGGCCATGCTTGCGATTACAACCGCTCGACTCTGCGCTTTCGAAAGAGCAAAAGCCCCGAGGGCAGCACCGGCAACAGCAAATCGTCAAGCTCCAGCCCATTCTCCCACAGGAGAAGCACGTCGTCTTCGACCAAGCACGAGAGGCGCCGCTCCGGGCGTGTAATGCAGCCCACTCCGCCtccatcgacgacgggctcgcccgctgccggATTCGCCAACGCAGCGTTCCCGACGCCGCTGGCTGGTGATGGAAGTGGTGATggaagtggtggtggtgctgctgctgccgccgccgtctccagctcaacgacgacaacgacaacgacgctTGCGCCcatggacgccatggacATGATCTGCCCGCCCATGGGCCGGAGCGTGCCCTTTTCGCTGTACGGGACACAGGCAATACCGAGCGCGTGCtatgatggcggcggcaacggcggctggccgtcgtACGTGAATCACTATTCGGCAGGCAACGTGTCCGGCTACAACACCGAGTATCTGCAGCTCCTTCAACCAAGAGGCGACCCGCTTGATCTCTACAATCTTAACAGATCTGTCTCTGTGTGGCCTCAATAA